The Enterococcus rotai genome includes a window with the following:
- the hprK gene encoding HPr(Ser) kinase/phosphatase, translated as MEEVVKIHQLVEKLSLEVVYGDEESLNREITTGDISRPGLELTGYFNYYPHNRLQLFGSKEITFSERMIPEERLMVMRRLCEKDTPAFIISRGLEAPEEMVQAAKEKGLAVLRSPISTSRLLGELSSYLDSRLAARTSVHGVLVDVYGLGVLIQGDSGIGKSETALELIKRGHRLIADDRVDVYQQDELTVVGEPPKILQHLIEIRGIGIIDVMNLFGASAVRGFMQVQLVVYLEAWEKDKKYDRLGSDDAMVEIANVDVPQIRIPVKTGRNVAIIIEVAAMNFRAKTMGYDATKAFEERLTRLIEENSGVE; from the coding sequence ATGGAAGAAGTTGTAAAAATTCATCAACTGGTAGAGAAGCTTTCTTTAGAAGTCGTTTATGGCGATGAAGAAAGTTTAAATAGAGAAATCACAACAGGAGATATTTCCCGTCCTGGTCTGGAATTGACTGGGTATTTTAATTACTATCCTCATAATCGCTTGCAATTATTCGGTAGTAAGGAGATTACATTTTCTGAACGAATGATACCTGAAGAACGTTTGATGGTGATGCGTCGTTTATGTGAGAAGGATACGCCGGCTTTTATTATCTCTAGAGGATTAGAAGCACCTGAGGAAATGGTACAAGCAGCAAAAGAAAAAGGCTTAGCCGTTTTACGCTCACCGATTTCTACATCTAGATTGTTAGGAGAGTTATCCAGCTACCTAGACAGTCGTTTAGCTGCAAGAACCAGCGTTCATGGTGTTTTAGTTGATGTGTATGGTTTAGGTGTTTTGATTCAAGGCGATAGTGGTATTGGGAAAAGCGAGACAGCATTAGAGTTAATCAAGCGAGGTCATCGATTGATCGCAGATGACCGAGTGGACGTTTATCAGCAAGATGAATTAACAGTTGTTGGTGAACCGCCTAAGATTTTACAACATCTGATCGAAATTCGTGGGATTGGGATCATTGATGTAATGAATTTATTTGGCGCAAGTGCGGTACGCGGTTTTATGCAGGTCCAACTTGTTGTTTATTTAGAGGCTTGGGAAAAAGACAAAAAATATGATCGTTTAGGTTCAGATGATGCAATGGTTGAAATTGCCAATGTAGATGTTCCACAGATCAGAATTCCTGTGAAAACTGGGCGAAATGTAGCCATTATCATTGAAGTTGCAGCGATGAACTTCCGTGCGAAAACAATGGGCTATGATGCGACTAAGGCTTTTGAGGAACGTTTGACTAGATTGATTGAAGAAAATTCAGGTGTAGAATAG
- the lgt gene encoding prolipoprotein diacylglyceryl transferase, which translates to MLGQVNPVAFNLFGISVYWYAVIIVSGIVLAVWLSSREAVRVGLKEDDVIDFMLWGLPSAIIGARLYYVIFQWQDYVDNPIEIILTRNGGLAIYGGLIGGGLALFFFTRHRFISTWTFLDIAAPSVILAQAIGRWGNFMNHEAYGPATTRGFLEGLHLPKFIIDNMNIDGTYHQPTFLYESVWNVLGFVVLVLLRKKKNFLKEGEVVLSYVIWYSFGRFFIEGMRTDSLYAFGSIRVSQLFSLVLFFGAIAILIIRRKKGSTPFYNREKGTVKKAD; encoded by the coding sequence ATGTTAGGTCAAGTAAATCCAGTAGCGTTTAATCTTTTTGGGATATCTGTTTACTGGTATGCAGTTATTATTGTTTCAGGGATCGTGCTAGCTGTTTGGCTAAGTAGTCGAGAAGCGGTTCGCGTCGGGTTAAAAGAAGATGATGTGATTGATTTTATGTTATGGGGGTTACCAAGTGCAATTATTGGTGCTCGTCTGTACTATGTGATTTTTCAGTGGCAGGATTATGTTGATAATCCAATTGAAATTATTTTGACTAGAAATGGAGGTTTAGCGATTTATGGTGGATTGATCGGTGGAGGGCTTGCATTATTTTTCTTCACTAGACACCGTTTTATTTCAACATGGACCTTTCTAGATATTGCAGCACCCAGTGTGATTTTAGCACAAGCAATTGGGCGATGGGGTAATTTTATGAACCATGAAGCGTATGGACCGGCCACTACAAGAGGATTTTTAGAAGGACTACATTTACCTAAATTTATTATTGATAATATGAATATCGATGGAACGTATCATCAGCCTACGTTCTTATATGAATCTGTATGGAATGTCTTAGGTTTTGTCGTCTTGGTTCTTTTAAGGAAAAAGAAGAATTTCTTAAAAGAAGGCGAAGTAGTTTTAAGTTACGTCATTTGGTATTCTTTCGGACGTTTCTTTATTGAAGGAATGCGGACAGATAGTCTGTATGCATTTGGCAGTATTCGTGTGTCACAATTGTTTTCTTTGGTTCTATTTTTCGGAGCAATTGCAATTTTAATTATTCGTCGTAAAAAAGGATCGACACCATTTTACAACCGTGAAAAAGGAACAGTAAAAAAAGCCGATTAG
- a CDS encoding NAD(P)H-dependent glycerol-3-phosphate dehydrogenase, which translates to MKQKVAVLGPGSWGTALAQVLAENGHEVRIWGHNKAQIDEINTHHTNQHYLPDLVIPESIQGKMSLEECIADADAVLFVVPTKAIRTVAQEFTAKCRNQPLIIHASKGLEQGSHKRISEILMEEIPAEKRRGVAVLSGPSHAEEVAVHDITTITAASEDLEAATYVQRLFMNDYFRIYTNDDVIGVETGAALKNIIALGAGAIHGLGFGDDAKAAIMTRGLAEISRLGVAMGANPLTFIGLSGVGDLIVTCTSIHSRNWRAGNLLGKGHSLDEVLENMGMIVEGVSTTKAAYELSQQLNVDMPITTAIYNVLYEAQDVKQAAKEIMLRDGKTENEFSI; encoded by the coding sequence ATGAAACAAAAAGTTGCTGTTTTAGGTCCCGGTTCATGGGGAACTGCATTGGCTCAAGTTTTAGCAGAAAATGGGCATGAGGTTCGGATATGGGGGCATAATAAGGCACAAATTGATGAAATCAATACTCATCATACGAATCAGCATTATCTTCCCGATTTGGTGATTCCAGAATCGATTCAAGGGAAAATGTCGTTGGAAGAGTGCATTGCTGATGCGGATGCAGTTTTGTTCGTTGTTCCGACTAAAGCGATTCGAACGGTTGCACAAGAATTTACAGCAAAATGCCGAAATCAGCCATTGATCATCCATGCCAGTAAAGGGTTGGAGCAAGGGAGCCATAAACGGATATCTGAAATTTTGATGGAAGAGATTCCAGCAGAAAAAAGGCGAGGTGTAGCTGTTTTATCTGGACCAAGTCATGCAGAGGAAGTCGCAGTTCATGATATTACGACGATTACTGCCGCAAGTGAGGATTTAGAGGCAGCGACATATGTTCAACGTCTGTTTATGAATGATTATTTTAGAATTTATACGAATGACGATGTTATTGGTGTTGAAACGGGAGCGGCTTTGAAAAATATCATTGCGTTAGGTGCTGGAGCGATTCATGGTTTAGGTTTTGGAGATGATGCAAAAGCTGCGATCATGACACGTGGTTTAGCTGAAATCAGCCGTTTAGGTGTAGCCATGGGGGCTAATCCTTTGACTTTTATTGGTCTAAGCGGAGTTGGTGACTTGATCGTTACATGTACTAGTATTCATTCGCGTAATTGGCGTGCAGGGAATTTGCTTGGCAAAGGCCACAGTTTGGACGAAGTTCTTGAGAATATGGGCATGATCGTTGAAGGGGTTTCGACAACTAAAGCAGCCTATGAGTTATCTCAACAATTAAATGTCGATATGCCGATTACGACGGCAATTTATAACGTATTATATGAAGCTCAAGATGTCAAACAAGCAGCAAAAGAAATCATGTTGCGTGATGGTAAAACGGAGAATGAATTTTCCATATAA
- the galU gene encoding UTP--glucose-1-phosphate uridylyltransferase GalU, protein MRVKKAVIPAAGLGTRFLPATKAMAKEMLPIVDKPTIQFIVEEALASGIEDILIVTGKAKRPIEDHFDANFELESNLREKNKTDLLKLVEETTDVNLHFIRQSHPKGLGHAVLQAKAFVGNEPFVVMLGDDIMEDKIPLSKQLMNDYDETHASTIAVMKVPHEETSKYGIINPEAEVSKGLYNVNNFVEKPTPEEAPSDLAIIGRYLLTPEIFHVLESQEPGAGGEIQLTDAIDTLNKTQRVFAREFTGKRYDVGDKFGFMKTSIEYGLVHPEVKDNLRDYIIELGAELSKKDAPKEK, encoded by the coding sequence ATGAGAGTAAAAAAAGCGGTGATTCCAGCAGCTGGTCTGGGAACAAGATTTTTACCAGCAACAAAAGCGATGGCAAAAGAGATGCTGCCGATCGTAGATAAACCAACGATTCAATTTATCGTTGAAGAAGCGTTAGCATCAGGAATCGAAGATATTTTGATTGTCACAGGAAAAGCAAAACGTCCAATCGAAGATCATTTTGATGCAAACTTTGAATTAGAAAGTAATCTTCGCGAAAAAAATAAAACTGACTTACTAAAATTAGTAGAAGAAACAACGGATGTTAATCTGCATTTTATTCGCCAGTCTCATCCAAAAGGCTTGGGACATGCTGTCTTACAAGCAAAAGCTTTTGTAGGCAACGAACCTTTTGTGGTTATGCTAGGCGATGATATCATGGAAGATAAAATTCCATTATCGAAACAATTAATGAACGATTATGATGAAACACATGCTTCAACGATTGCAGTTATGAAAGTACCTCATGAAGAAACATCAAAATATGGTATTATTAATCCCGAAGCTGAAGTTTCTAAAGGGCTATACAACGTGAATAATTTTGTTGAGAAGCCGACACCTGAAGAAGCACCAAGTGATCTAGCGATTATTGGTCGTTATTTGTTAACACCGGAAATTTTCCATGTATTAGAATCACAAGAACCAGGTGCTGGTGGTGAGATTCAATTAACCGATGCCATTGATACCTTGAACAAAACTCAACGTGTATTTGCTAGAGAGTTTACTGGTAAGCGTTATGATGTAGGGGATAAATTTGGCTTTATGAAAACAAGTATTGAATATGGCTTAGTCCATCCAGAAGTGAAAGATAATCTACGTGACTATATCATTGAATTGGGTGCTGAATTATCAAAAAAAGATGCACCAAAAGAAAAATAA
- a CDS encoding DUF948 domain-containing protein, producing MTGGEVAAIIAAVAFAVLVVFIVLVLIKIGKTVERVTTTVDEANKTIEVVTKDVDILSRQVEGLLVKSNELLDDVNKKVATIDPLFAAVADLSESVSELNYSSRNLLGKVGAVGKSTAKAGVVGKVGGAAFRAFRPKKTSKTSESVK from the coding sequence ATGACAGGTGGAGAGGTTGCAGCGATAATCGCTGCAGTGGCGTTTGCTGTATTAGTAGTATTTATTGTTTTGGTATTGATAAAAATCGGTAAGACCGTTGAGCGAGTTACTACGACAGTTGATGAAGCAAATAAAACGATTGAGGTCGTAACAAAAGATGTCGATATTTTATCTAGGCAAGTAGAGGGGCTTTTAGTAAAAAGCAATGAATTGCTGGATGATGTCAATAAGAAAGTAGCAACGATCGATCCATTGTTTGCAGCAGTTGCTGATTTAAGTGAAAGTGTTTCTGAGTTGAATTATTCTAGTAGAAATTTACTAGGAAAAGTTGGTGCAGTTGGGAAATCAACAGCTAAAGCAGGTGTTGTCGGTAAAGTAGGAGGAGCAGCTTTTCGAGCTTTTCGACCAAAGAAAACATCAAAAACAAGTGAATCGGTTAAATAA
- a CDS encoding YtxH domain-containing protein has product MAKKGGFFLGAIIGGTAAAVAALLLAPKSGKELREDLANQADDFKDKASDYTDYVVQKGSELSSIAKDKASVLGEQAGDLAGNVKDMTKDSLDKAQGVSDTVLESFKKQTGDLSDRFKKTAQDVNDQVDELGDIAEDASDDIFIDVKESAKKAKETVSEGVSEAKDVTKDVPEKVEAAKKETKQAAKETVEEVTGK; this is encoded by the coding sequence ATGGCAAAAAAAGGCGGATTTTTTTTAGGAGCAATTATTGGTGGGACAGCGGCAGCCGTTGCAGCTCTTTTATTAGCACCAAAATCGGGCAAAGAATTACGTGAAGATCTAGCAAATCAAGCAGATGATTTTAAAGATAAAGCATCAGATTATACAGATTACGTTGTGCAAAAAGGTTCTGAATTATCATCGATTGCAAAAGACAAAGCAAGTGTGCTAGGGGAGCAAGCAGGTGATTTAGCTGGTAATGTCAAAGATATGACAAAAGATTCTTTAGATAAGGCTCAAGGCGTTTCAGATACAGTCTTAGAATCATTTAAAAAGCAAACTGGTGATTTATCTGATCGCTTTAAGAAGACCGCTCAAGACGTGAATGATCAAGTTGATGAGTTAGGGGATATCGCAGAAGATGCCTCAGACGATATTTTTATTGACGTTAAAGAGTCAGCAAAAAAAGCGAAAGAAACTGTGTCAGAGGGCGTTTCTGAAGCAAAAGATGTAACGAAAGATGTTCCTGAAAAAGTAGAAGCAGCAAAAAAGGAAACAAAGCAAGCTGCTAAAGAAACAGTAGAAGAAGTTACTGGCAAGTAG
- a CDS encoding M24 family metallopeptidase: protein MNQEKINELKKWMAKENVELTYISDPGHIAYFSGYKSDPHERVLALFISLNHDPFLFTPALEVEDAQKSSWTYPVYGYLDSENPWEKIAQLIKKSGNPSKIATEKEALTVARFDQLKHYFPASDFSASVTPVIEKLQLLKTPAEIATLMEAGNWADVALEIGFKAIKEGAKEQEILAEIEYQLKRQGIRSMSFDTLVLTGKNGASPHGNPGSTAVAKQDLVLFDLGVVYNGYCSDVTRTVAYQEPTDFQKEIYSIVLEAQLKAMDAVKPGITAGELDEIARGVITGYGYGEYFNHRLGHGIGTTVHEYPSLVTGNELVIEEGMCFSIEPGIYIPEKVGVRIEDCLHVTKTGCEAFTKTPKELMIID, encoded by the coding sequence ATGAATCAAGAAAAAATCAACGAACTAAAAAAATGGATGGCCAAAGAAAATGTCGAATTAACGTATATTAGCGATCCTGGACATATTGCCTATTTTTCAGGCTATAAAAGCGACCCTCATGAACGAGTATTAGCCTTATTTATTTCATTAAATCATGATCCATTTCTATTTACACCAGCTTTAGAAGTTGAAGATGCACAAAAAAGCTCATGGACTTATCCAGTCTACGGCTATCTTGATAGTGAAAATCCTTGGGAAAAAATTGCCCAATTAATTAAAAAAAGTGGTAATCCAAGTAAAATTGCAACTGAAAAAGAAGCCTTGACTGTTGCGCGGTTTGATCAATTAAAACATTACTTCCCTGCTAGTGATTTTTCAGCGAGTGTTACACCTGTCATTGAAAAACTGCAATTATTAAAGACGCCAGCTGAAATAGCTACCTTGATGGAAGCAGGTAATTGGGCTGATGTTGCTTTAGAGATCGGTTTTAAAGCAATTAAAGAAGGGGCTAAAGAACAAGAAATCCTAGCTGAAATCGAATACCAATTAAAACGCCAAGGAATTCGTTCAATGAGTTTTGATACACTTGTTCTAACTGGAAAAAATGGTGCGAGTCCACATGGTAATCCAGGAAGTACGGCTGTTGCGAAACAAGACTTGGTTTTATTTGATCTAGGTGTTGTTTACAATGGTTATTGTAGTGATGTTACACGAACTGTCGCCTATCAAGAACCAACTGATTTCCAAAAAGAGATCTATTCCATCGTACTAGAAGCACAATTAAAAGCAATGGATGCTGTGAAGCCAGGAATTACTGCTGGTGAATTAGATGAGATCGCTCGTGGTGTGATCACTGGCTACGGTTATGGTGAATATTTCAACCATCGTTTAGGTCATGGTATTGGAACTACTGTACATGAATATCCATCTCTAGTCACTGGTAATGAACTGGTAATTGAAGAAGGTATGTGTTTCTCAATTGAACCAGGTATTTATATTCCAGAAAAAGTCGGCGTACGCATTGAAGATTGTCTACATGTTACTAAAACAGGCTGTGAAGCATTCACAAAAACGCCAAAAGAATTAATGATCATCGACTAA
- the ccpA gene encoding catabolite control protein A, translating to MEKQTITIYDVAREANVSMATVSRVVNGNPNVKPATRKKVLEVIDRLDYRPNAVARGLASKKTTTVGVIIPDVSNIFFASLARGIDDVATMYKYNIILANSDSNDQKEVNVLNNLLAKQVDGIIFMGHHITDEIRGEFSRSKTPVVLAGSIDPDEQVGSVNIDYTEATKDATNLLAKNGNKKIAFVSGALIDPINGQNRIKGYKEALADNGLTYNEGLIFESEYKFKAGISLAERIRNSGATAAYVTDDELAIGLLDGMIDAGVKVPEEFEIITSNNSLLTEVARPRLSSVTQPLYDIGAVAMRLLTKLMNKEEIEDKTVILPYGMDQKGSTK from the coding sequence ATGGAAAAACAAACAATTACGATTTATGATGTTGCTCGTGAAGCAAATGTATCCATGGCGACTGTATCTCGTGTAGTCAATGGCAATCCCAATGTAAAACCTGCTACACGAAAAAAAGTGTTAGAAGTAATTGATCGCTTAGATTACCGTCCCAACGCTGTAGCCCGTGGCTTAGCAAGTAAAAAAACAACAACTGTGGGTGTTATTATCCCTGATGTTAGTAATATCTTTTTTGCTTCTTTAGCTCGTGGAATCGATGATGTTGCAACAATGTATAAATACAATATTATTTTGGCTAACTCTGACAGCAATGATCAAAAAGAAGTCAATGTATTGAACAATCTTTTGGCAAAACAAGTGGATGGAATCATTTTTATGGGACACCATATTACTGATGAAATTCGTGGAGAATTTTCACGTTCTAAAACACCTGTTGTTTTAGCGGGTTCAATCGATCCAGATGAACAAGTTGGTAGTGTCAATATTGATTATACAGAAGCAACAAAAGATGCAACGAATTTACTAGCTAAAAATGGCAATAAAAAAATTGCATTCGTTAGCGGTGCATTGATTGATCCAATCAATGGTCAAAATCGTATTAAGGGCTATAAAGAAGCTTTAGCGGATAATGGTTTGACGTATAACGAAGGGTTGATTTTTGAATCTGAGTATAAGTTTAAAGCAGGTATTTCTTTAGCTGAACGTATTCGTAACAGTGGCGCAACAGCTGCTTATGTTACCGATGATGAACTAGCAATTGGTTTGTTAGATGGCATGATCGATGCTGGTGTGAAAGTACCAGAAGAATTCGAGATCATTACAAGTAATAACTCATTATTAACAGAAGTTGCTCGTCCACGTCTTTCAAGTGTAACACAACCGTTATATGATATTGGTGCGGTAGCAATGCGCTTATTGACAAAATTGATGAACAAAGAAGAAATCGAAGATAAAACAGTTATCTTACCATATGGTATGGATCAAAAAGGTTCGACGAAATAA
- a CDS encoding thiazolylpeptide-type bacteriocin: MEVLNSQVELNDLDEMFGEVELIEIDETITLSETAASSGLSSCDSCSCCLSTSCCALT, translated from the coding sequence ATGGAAGTATTAAATAGTCAAGTAGAACTGAATGATTTAGATGAAATGTTTGGAGAAGTTGAACTGATTGAAATTGATGAAACAATTACACTGTCAGAAACAGCTGCTTCAAGTGGACTGTCCTCATGTGACAGTTGCTCATGTTGCTTATCAACATCATGTTGCGCACTTACGTAG
- a CDS encoding ABC transporter ATP-binding protein translates to MDRINFNFESNNIVGIIGHNGSGKTTLLEILCGLRKFDSGEMNIEINNKYRQKLGVILQENAFYESAKVYELLELFASFYEETFNIEKLIELIGIKKYQNKTYRSLSGGMKQKVNIALAIINKPNLLILDEPTTGLDPLAREELWNIIKAFSKDRLIIVSSHYMDEIQQNCSHVLFLKNGKKVFSGEVSELIAKRKKDLLAIYLEENNEKGDEEKCQLLENNLL, encoded by the coding sequence TTGGATCGAATCAATTTCAATTTTGAGTCAAATAATATAGTTGGAATTATTGGACATAATGGTTCAGGAAAAACCACCTTATTGGAAATTTTATGTGGTCTCAGAAAGTTTGATTCGGGTGAGATGAATATTGAAATCAATAACAAATATAGACAAAAATTAGGCGTGATCTTACAAGAAAATGCCTTCTATGAAAGTGCAAAGGTTTACGAATTATTAGAACTTTTTGCTTCATTTTATGAAGAGACATTTAATATAGAAAAACTAATTGAACTGATTGGAATTAAAAAATACCAAAATAAAACGTATAGAAGTTTGTCTGGAGGGATGAAACAAAAAGTTAATATAGCTCTAGCAATTATTAACAAACCCAACCTTTTGATTTTAGACGAACCAACAACAGGATTAGATCCTTTAGCTCGAGAAGAGTTATGGAATATTATCAAAGCGTTTTCTAAAGATCGTTTAATAATTGTTTCATCTCATTATATGGATGAAATCCAACAAAATTGCTCTCATGTGCTTTTTTTAAAAAATGGAAAAAAGGTTTTCTCTGGAGAGGTTTCTGAGCTAATTGCAAAAAGAAAAAAAGATTTGTTAGCTATCTATTTAGAGGAAAACAATGAAAAAGGAGATGAAGAGAAGTGTCAGCTTTTAGAAAACAACTTGTTATAG
- a CDS encoding ABC transporter permease → MSAFRKQLVIEVKLYFRQPLYLIFSVIMPVVSLIIFGSMYSEQKYDGADFFSMFIPGFCVLILYASSIFNIGSQIVSDKEKGIYKRILVTPVSLFRFISVIVFKAYITAWLSFFLILLTSRLLFSVYLLSKIGFIFGYSIFILYALLIGIGISFITQKVTTFSAVMMGSFFPMFMLSDAAIPLAMMPAKIQQIAKFNPLFQANQILRSFWVGKIFSEQGFTLWKSYLFLIIIGIAIYTIVLFKWKNRESLF, encoded by the coding sequence GTGTCAGCTTTTAGAAAACAACTTGTTATAGAGGTTAAGCTTTATTTTAGACAACCGTTATATTTAATTTTTAGTGTGATTATGCCAGTCGTTAGTCTAATCATATTTGGCAGTATGTACTCTGAACAAAAGTATGATGGGGCCGATTTTTTTTCAATGTTTATCCCTGGCTTTTGTGTGTTGATTTTATATGCTAGCTCAATTTTTAACATAGGCAGTCAAATTGTTAGTGATAAGGAGAAAGGAATCTATAAAAGAATTTTAGTGACACCAGTTTCCTTATTTCGCTTTATTTCTGTCATTGTATTTAAAGCCTATATAACCGCATGGCTTTCTTTTTTTCTAATTCTATTGACTTCAAGATTACTCTTTTCTGTATATCTGTTATCAAAAATAGGCTTCATATTTGGTTATTCTATTTTTATTTTATACGCATTACTTATAGGAATAGGTATTTCATTTATTACTCAAAAAGTAACTACTTTTTCTGCTGTTATGATGGGGTCATTTTTTCCAATGTTTATGTTGTCTGATGCCGCAATTCCATTAGCGATGATGCCAGCAAAAATTCAACAAATCGCTAAATTTAATCCTCTTTTTCAAGCCAATCAAATCTTGAGATCATTTTGGGTCGGGAAAATATTTAGCGAACAAGGATTTACGTTATGGAAATCGTACTTGTTTTTAATCATTATTGGAATCGCTATTTACACTATAGTCTTATTCAAATGGAAAAACAGAGAATCGTTATTTTAA
- a CDS encoding YcaO-like family protein: MKVTDRYLFSSKEIKKIQKECILTNLKYNKKLDLMDNELEEYNHCQIIASIVNEHKNVQGTLFPVYYEILFDNINIIKHQSLPLFLTQKNVGNFWGSVAISENLRVNQNPNLTTLIKELFDNKYGIFSNIYKDISSIEYAMVGVEFKPFMSENTIETGYGRGKSFEEAETQAILEALERLAMYRSENKANRYLVKDGLKNTILLQEFQKIKDEEIEFIEVYNLKSKTLEWLPKQLFIFNEKMDSLAVLETSNGMALGSTYYESLLFSLLEFIERDSFLVYWHKQITLRRVNKKSLNEQQQNVISQFETHNKKVYLFDMRFDIDIPTILALVISFDEKPATYVSSASHINHTIAVDNALKEVIVAHNIYRNNPITGEKKFVKKEDVQKLSDHFNYYSGYESIELYQHLLDTEQEYDIAELFEGKPTIKTDKEAVEYILEKLSFIQDIYCCNYEMEVLNQIGFSCTKVIIPEMQTMYFGYKNRRINIKRIDQAIDQSIYKNQIKYEEGEFYDEPHPFP, encoded by the coding sequence ATGAAAGTAACAGATCGATATTTATTTTCCTCTAAAGAAATTAAAAAAATTCAAAAAGAATGCATCTTAACAAATTTAAAATATAATAAAAAACTGGATTTAATGGACAATGAATTGGAAGAATATAATCACTGTCAGATAATCGCTTCAATAGTAAATGAGCATAAGAATGTTCAAGGAACTCTTTTTCCAGTGTACTACGAAATTTTATTTGATAATATAAACATCATCAAGCATCAATCACTGCCCTTATTTTTGACTCAAAAAAATGTGGGGAATTTTTGGGGATCAGTCGCTATATCTGAAAATCTTAGAGTAAATCAAAACCCGAACCTTACAACGTTAATAAAGGAACTTTTTGATAATAAATACGGTATTTTCTCCAATATTTACAAAGATATTTCCTCAATTGAGTATGCTATGGTGGGAGTGGAATTTAAGCCTTTCATGTCAGAGAATACTATTGAAACTGGATATGGTAGAGGCAAAAGTTTTGAAGAAGCAGAAACACAAGCTATTTTAGAAGCACTTGAAAGATTAGCGATGTATCGTTCTGAAAATAAAGCCAACCGATATTTAGTGAAGGATGGACTGAAAAACACTATTCTTTTGCAAGAATTTCAAAAAATTAAAGATGAGGAAATTGAGTTTATAGAAGTATACAATTTAAAATCAAAAACTTTAGAGTGGTTGCCCAAGCAGCTGTTTATTTTTAACGAAAAAATGGATTCTTTAGCTGTACTTGAGACGAGTAATGGAATGGCACTAGGATCAACATATTATGAATCACTTTTATTTTCATTGCTGGAATTTATAGAAAGAGATTCATTTTTAGTTTATTGGCACAAACAAATAACATTGCGAAGAGTGAACAAAAAAAGTTTGAACGAGCAACAGCAAAATGTAATAAGTCAATTTGAAACTCATAATAAAAAAGTTTATTTGTTTGATATGAGATTTGATATTGACATTCCGACAATTTTGGCATTGGTAATATCTTTTGATGAAAAACCGGCAACCTATGTAAGTTCAGCTTCACATATTAATCATACGATTGCTGTAGATAATGCATTAAAAGAGGTTATTGTAGCTCACAACATATACAGAAATAATCCTATTACCGGTGAAAAAAAATTTGTAAAGAAAGAAGACGTACAGAAATTATCAGATCATTTCAACTATTATTCTGGTTACGAGTCTATTGAGTTGTATCAACATCTTTTGGATACTGAACAAGAATATGATATTGCAGAATTATTTGAAGGAAAGCCTACGATTAAAACAGATAAGGAGGCTGTAGAATATATTTTAGAAAAACTATCTTTTATACAAGATATCTATTGTTGCAATTATGAAATGGAGGTTTTAAACCAAATAGGTTTTTCTTGTACTAAAGTTATAATACCTGAAATGCAGACAATGTACTTTGGGTATAAAAATCGAAGAATAAATATTAAACGAATTGATCAAGCAATTGATCAATCGATTTATAAAAATCAAATTAAATATGAAGAGGGAGAATTTTATGACGAACCGCACCCATTCCCTTAA